In Nicotiana tabacum cultivar K326 chromosome 17, ASM71507v2, whole genome shotgun sequence, one DNA window encodes the following:
- the LOC142171708 gene encoding uncharacterized protein LOC142171708 yields MQGDLPGLKTLIQQESKSAYSIHCFAHQLQLTLVAVSKKCLEVGELVLLVSNVLNIVGGSFKRMDDLLESQAEKVQEALDMGELETGRGLNQELGLARAADTRWGSHYKSFKNFISMFGSIIDVLDTIVVDARTLEERAKAKGYLSTCQTFEVAFMLHLMRDVLGITNELNTSLQKTEQDIANAILLVEVAKRRLQKLREEEWDSLIDKVSAFCVKYNILIPNFDDLYVNSGRSRRKVVDYTILHHYRVDIFFKIIDWQVQELNARFNEVTTNLLIGVACLNPVDSFSSFDINKILRMAELYPDDFDENITVTLKNQLETYIVDVCDVDERFSNLQGLVDLSETLVKTKKHLNYPFVFRLVKFALLLPVATATVERTFSAMKLIKSELRNRMNDEFMSGCLVPYVERKIFNTISDETIMNTFQEMKTRRGQL; encoded by the coding sequence ATGCAAGGGGATTTGCCTGGCCTCAAAACTTTGATTCAACAAGAAAGTAAATCTGCTTATTCCATTCATTGTTTTGCACACCAACTTCAATTGACTCTTGTTGCGGTATCCAAAAAGTGTCTTGAAGTGGGAGAACTTGTATTGTTGGTTTCTAATGTATTGAATATAGTGGGAGGTTCTTTTAAACGTATGGATGATCTTCTAGAATCTCAAGCAGAAAAAGTTCAAGAGGCATTAGACATGGGTGAACTTGAAACTGGTAGGGGTTTGAATCAAGAACTTGGTCTTGCTAGAGCTGCAGATACTCGTTGGGGTTCGCACTATAAATCTTTTAAGAACTTTATTTCTATGTTTGGCTCAATTATTGATGTTCTTGATACTATCGTTGTTGATGCCCGGACTTTAGAAGAAAGAGCTAAGGCAAAGGGATATCTTAGCACTTGTCAAACATTTGAGGTTGCTTTCATGTTGCACCTAATGAGAGATGTTTTGGGGATCACAAATGAGCTTAATACATCCTTACAAAAAACGGAGCAAGATATTGCAAATGCTATTCTACTTGTTGAAGTGGCAAAGAGACGGTTGCAAAAGCTAAGAGAAGAAGAATGGGATTCACTTATTGATAAGGTATCTGCATTTTGTGTCAAGTATAATATTTTGATACCAAACTTTGATGACCTCTATGTTAACTCTGGAAGATCTCGACGTAAAGTTGTTGATTATACTATTTTGCATCACTATCGTGTTGATATATTTTTTAAGATTATTGATTGGCAAGTTCAAGAACTCAATGCTCGTTTTAATGAGGTGACAACGAACTTGCTTATTGGAGTAGCTTGCTTAAATCCAGTTGACTCATTTTCCAGTTTTGACATAAACAAGATATTGAGGATGGCTGAATTATATCCTGATGATTTTGATGAGAATATAACGGTTACACTCAAGAATCAGCTTGAAACTTATATTGTTGATGTTTGTGATGTTGATGAAAGGTTCTCAAATCTACAAGGACTTGTTGATCTTTCTGAAACACTAGTTAAGACAAAGAAGCATTTGAATTATCCATTTGTGTTTCGCCTTGTGAAATTTGCTTTGCTTCTACCTGTTGCCACTGCTACCGTTGAAAGAACTTTTTCGGCGATGAAGTTGATCAAGAGTGAATTGCGAAACCGAATGAATGACGAATTCATGAGCGGTTGTTTGGTACCTTatgtagaaagaaaaatatttaacaccattTCTGATGAGACTATTATGAATACGTTTCAGGAAATGAAAACTCGTAGAGGACAGTtgtaa
- the LOC107781040 gene encoding outer envelope pore protein 16, chloroplastic yields the protein MPRSRFSGSLASPKVDLVIDMGNPLLNQSVDAFLKIGTVAVAKTAAEETYHIVKKGSVSKHNFEHSLKKMCKEGAYWGTVAGVYAGMEYGAERIRGTRDWKNAMIGGALTGALISAASNNNRDKIVMDAITGGAVATAAEFLNYLT from the exons atgcCAAGGAGTCGATTTTCAGGATCATTAGCTTCTCCAAAGGTGGATTTGGTTATTGATATGGGCAACCCACTTCTCAACCAATCTGTTGATGCTTTCTTGAAGATCGGCACT GTTGCTGTCGCCAAAACAGCTGCTGAAGAAACTTATCACATCGTCAAAAAAG GCAGTGTTTCAAAACACAACTTTGAGCATTCG TTGAAGAAAATGTGTAAAGAAGGTGCTTATTGGG GGACTGTTGCTGGGGTATATGCTGGAATGGAGTATGGAGCGGAGAGGATCCGTggaaccagagattgg AAGAATGCGATGATTGGGGGTGCATTGACTGGGGCTCTCATATCTGCTGCAAGCAACAACAATCGCGACAAGATTGTGATGGATGCCATTACAGGAGGTGCTGTTGCAACTGCTGCAGAGTTCCTTAATTATCTCACATGA